The Bubalus bubalis isolate 160015118507 breed Murrah chromosome 1, NDDB_SH_1, whole genome shotgun sequence genome includes a region encoding these proteins:
- the RSPH1 gene encoding radial spoke head 1 homolog isoform X3, with product MSDLGSEELEEEGENDLGGIYKFKNGARYIGEYVRNQKHGQGTFIYPDGSRYEGEWADDLRHGHGVYYYVNNDTYTGEWFAHQRHGQGTYFYAETGSKYVGTWVNGQQEGAAELIHLNHRYQGKFLNKNPVGPGKYVFDIGCEQHGEYRLTDVERGEEEEEEETLITVIPKWKATKITELALWTPTLPQEQPAADRPGQEEAPGAEGGGEMVEEVQPLTDVSEGELESMWPGDEEGDASREDREEFQYDSLDQGNVSFEEEEGRQSELLE from the exons ATGTCGGACCTGGGCTCAGAAGAGttggaagaggagggagagaatgaTCTTGGG GGGatctacaaatttaaaaatggtgCTCGGTACATCGGAGAATATGTTAGAAACCAAAAGCACGGCCAAGGCACGTTCATCTACCCAGATGGATCGAGATATGAAG GGGAGTGGGCAGACGACCTGCGGCATGGCCACGGCGTGTACTACTACGTCAACAACGATACCTACACCGGAGAATGGTTTGCCCACCAAAG GCATGGGCAGGGCACCTACTTCTATGCAGAGACGGGCAGCAAGTACGTGGGTACCTGGGTGAATGGCCAACAGGAGGGCGCAGCTGAGCTCATCCACCTGAACCACAGGTACCAGGGCAAGTTCTTGAACAAAAAC CCTGTTGGCCCTGGAAAGTACGTGTTTGATATTGGATGTGAACAGCACGGGGAGTATCGCTTGACTGACGTG gaaagaggagaagaggaggaggaggaggagacactgATAACTGTCATTCCAAAATGGAAAGCCACCAAAATCACAGAGCTGGCCTTGTGGACCCCAACCCTCCCCCAGGAGCAGCCCGCTGCAGACAGACCAGGCCAGGAGGAGGCCCCAGGAGCTGAGG GTGGGGGCGAGATGGTGGAGGAGGTCCAGCCTCTGACCGATGTGTCAGAGGGGGAGTTAGAGTCGATGTGGCCTGGAGACGAGGAGGGAGACGCCAGTAGAGAGGACCGAGAGGAATTCCAATATGACAGCTTAGACCAGG gAAACGTTAGTTTTGAAGAAGAGGAAGGCAGACAGTCAGAACTGCTAGAATAA
- the RSPH1 gene encoding radial spoke head 1 homolog isoform X1: MSDLGSEELEEEGENDLGEYEGERNEAGERHGHGKARLPNGDIYEGNYEHGKRHGQGIYKFKNGARYIGEYVRNQKHGQGTFIYPDGSRYEGEWADDLRHGHGVYYYVNNDTYTGEWFAHQRHGQGTYFYAETGSKYVGTWVNGQQEGAAELIHLNHRYQGKFLNKNPVGPGKYVFDIGCEQHGEYRLTDVERGEEEEEEETLITVIPKWKATKITELALWTPTLPQEQPAADRPGQEEAPGAEGGGEMVEEVQPLTDVSEGELESMWPGDEEGDASREDREEFQYDSLDQGNVSFEEEEGRQSELLE, translated from the exons ATGTCGGACCTGGGCTCAGAAGAGttggaagaggagggagagaatgaTCTTGGG GAATATGAAGGGGAACGGAATGAGGCAGGTGAACGGCATGGACACGGGAAAGCAAGACTGCCCAATGGGGACATATATGAAGGGAACTATGAGCATGGTAAAAGACACGGCCAG GGGatctacaaatttaaaaatggtgCTCGGTACATCGGAGAATATGTTAGAAACCAAAAGCACGGCCAAGGCACGTTCATCTACCCAGATGGATCGAGATATGAAG GGGAGTGGGCAGACGACCTGCGGCATGGCCACGGCGTGTACTACTACGTCAACAACGATACCTACACCGGAGAATGGTTTGCCCACCAAAG GCATGGGCAGGGCACCTACTTCTATGCAGAGACGGGCAGCAAGTACGTGGGTACCTGGGTGAATGGCCAACAGGAGGGCGCAGCTGAGCTCATCCACCTGAACCACAGGTACCAGGGCAAGTTCTTGAACAAAAAC CCTGTTGGCCCTGGAAAGTACGTGTTTGATATTGGATGTGAACAGCACGGGGAGTATCGCTTGACTGACGTG gaaagaggagaagaggaggaggaggaggagacactgATAACTGTCATTCCAAAATGGAAAGCCACCAAAATCACAGAGCTGGCCTTGTGGACCCCAACCCTCCCCCAGGAGCAGCCCGCTGCAGACAGACCAGGCCAGGAGGAGGCCCCAGGAGCTGAGG GTGGGGGCGAGATGGTGGAGGAGGTCCAGCCTCTGACCGATGTGTCAGAGGGGGAGTTAGAGTCGATGTGGCCTGGAGACGAGGAGGGAGACGCCAGTAGAGAGGACCGAGAGGAATTCCAATATGACAGCTTAGACCAGG gAAACGTTAGTTTTGAAGAAGAGGAAGGCAGACAGTCAGAACTGCTAGAATAA
- the RSPH1 gene encoding radial spoke head 1 homolog isoform X4, translating into MSDLGSEELEEEGENDLGEYEGERNEAGERHGHGKARLPNGDIYEGNYEHGKRHGQGIYKFKNGARYIGEYVRNQKHGQGTFIYPDGSRYEGEWADDLRHGHGVYYYVNNDTYTGEWFAHQRHGQGTYFYAETGSKYVGTWVNGQQEGAAELIHLNHRYQGKFLNKNPVGPGKYVFDIGCEQHGEYRLTDVERGEEEEEEETLITVIPKWKATKITELALWTPTLPQEQPAADRPGQEEAPGAEGNVSFEEEEGRQSELLE; encoded by the exons ATGTCGGACCTGGGCTCAGAAGAGttggaagaggagggagagaatgaTCTTGGG GAATATGAAGGGGAACGGAATGAGGCAGGTGAACGGCATGGACACGGGAAAGCAAGACTGCCCAATGGGGACATATATGAAGGGAACTATGAGCATGGTAAAAGACACGGCCAG GGGatctacaaatttaaaaatggtgCTCGGTACATCGGAGAATATGTTAGAAACCAAAAGCACGGCCAAGGCACGTTCATCTACCCAGATGGATCGAGATATGAAG GGGAGTGGGCAGACGACCTGCGGCATGGCCACGGCGTGTACTACTACGTCAACAACGATACCTACACCGGAGAATGGTTTGCCCACCAAAG GCATGGGCAGGGCACCTACTTCTATGCAGAGACGGGCAGCAAGTACGTGGGTACCTGGGTGAATGGCCAACAGGAGGGCGCAGCTGAGCTCATCCACCTGAACCACAGGTACCAGGGCAAGTTCTTGAACAAAAAC CCTGTTGGCCCTGGAAAGTACGTGTTTGATATTGGATGTGAACAGCACGGGGAGTATCGCTTGACTGACGTG gaaagaggagaagaggaggaggaggaggagacactgATAACTGTCATTCCAAAATGGAAAGCCACCAAAATCACAGAGCTGGCCTTGTGGACCCCAACCCTCCCCCAGGAGCAGCCCGCTGCAGACAGACCAGGCCAGGAGGAGGCCCCAGGAGCTGAGG gAAACGTTAGTTTTGAAGAAGAGGAAGGCAGACAGTCAGAACTGCTAGAATAA
- the RSPH1 gene encoding radial spoke head 1 homolog isoform X2 codes for MSDLGSEELEEEGENDLGEYEGERNEAGERHGHGKARLPNGDIYEGNYEHGKRHGQGIYKFKNGARYIGEYVRNQKHGQGTFIYPDGSRYEGEWADDLRHGHGVYYYVNNDTYTGEWFAHQRHGQGTYFYAETGSKYVGTWVNGQQEGAAELIHLNHRYQGKFLNKNPVGPGKYVFDIGCEQHGEYRLTDVERGEEEEEEETLITVIPKWKATKITELALWTPTLPQEQPAADRPGQEEAPGAEGGGEMVEEVQPLTDVSEGELESMWPGDEEGDASREDREEFQYDSLDQGEPVLR; via the exons ATGTCGGACCTGGGCTCAGAAGAGttggaagaggagggagagaatgaTCTTGGG GAATATGAAGGGGAACGGAATGAGGCAGGTGAACGGCATGGACACGGGAAAGCAAGACTGCCCAATGGGGACATATATGAAGGGAACTATGAGCATGGTAAAAGACACGGCCAG GGGatctacaaatttaaaaatggtgCTCGGTACATCGGAGAATATGTTAGAAACCAAAAGCACGGCCAAGGCACGTTCATCTACCCAGATGGATCGAGATATGAAG GGGAGTGGGCAGACGACCTGCGGCATGGCCACGGCGTGTACTACTACGTCAACAACGATACCTACACCGGAGAATGGTTTGCCCACCAAAG GCATGGGCAGGGCACCTACTTCTATGCAGAGACGGGCAGCAAGTACGTGGGTACCTGGGTGAATGGCCAACAGGAGGGCGCAGCTGAGCTCATCCACCTGAACCACAGGTACCAGGGCAAGTTCTTGAACAAAAAC CCTGTTGGCCCTGGAAAGTACGTGTTTGATATTGGATGTGAACAGCACGGGGAGTATCGCTTGACTGACGTG gaaagaggagaagaggaggaggaggaggagacactgATAACTGTCATTCCAAAATGGAAAGCCACCAAAATCACAGAGCTGGCCTTGTGGACCCCAACCCTCCCCCAGGAGCAGCCCGCTGCAGACAGACCAGGCCAGGAGGAGGCCCCAGGAGCTGAGG GTGGGGGCGAGATGGTGGAGGAGGTCCAGCCTCTGACCGATGTGTCAGAGGGGGAGTTAGAGTCGATGTGGCCTGGAGACGAGGAGGGAGACGCCAGTAGAGAGGACCGAGAGGAATTCCAATATGACAGCTTAGACCAGGGTGAGCCTGTGCTTCGGTGA